In one window of Candidatus Scalindua sp. DNA:
- a CDS encoding bacterioferritin, translated as MYEKSIELMNLAVADEIQAVHQYMYFHFHCDNQGYDLLSNLFRKTAIEEMSHVELIAERILFLKGDVEMIPKSNPDKLHDVKDMLKQSLSMEVQSIKDYNNSIIACTTHSDSVTRKLFEQLVMDEERHMDQFDTELENLKKFGDQYLALQSIERSKTVATQTGANQTGA; from the coding sequence ATGTACGAGAAGAGTATAGAATTAATGAACCTGGCAGTAGCTGATGAAATACAAGCCGTACATCAGTATATGTATTTCCATTTCCACTGTGATAACCAGGGATACGATCTTTTGTCAAACCTGTTTAGAAAAACTGCGATAGAAGAGATGTCTCACGTTGAACTCATCGCAGAGAGAATACTCTTTCTTAAAGGAGATGTGGAAATGATACCAAAATCTAATCCGGACAAACTCCACGATGTTAAAGATATGCTGAAGCAGTCTCTCTCCATGGAAGTGCAGAGCATTAAAGACTATAACAATTCAATAATAGCGTGCACGACACATTCCGATTCTGTTACCCGGAAGCTTTTCGAGCAACTCGTTATGGATGAAGAGCGTCATATGGATCAATTTGACACAGAGCTTGAAAATTTGAAGAAATTCGGTGATCAATACCTGGCTCTTCAATCTATTGAGAGAAGTAAAACAGTGGCAACACAGACGGGAGCAAACCAGACGGGCGCCTGA